A part of Anabas testudineus chromosome 9, fAnaTes1.2, whole genome shotgun sequence genomic DNA contains:
- the si:dkey-13n15.2 gene encoding protein transport protein Sec24C produces the protein MMDVRTANQSQTPGQNSMIRASPPGPFYSPLPSFQQLSLGSPSDHTSCYNNLHVSNQGFHGDLSTLLPRKNTNNNIIYSNNADHTVRQISPDAHLPSMVPVSSQGRNIPPCSLPVMHEEMQHCKPEQMSLYSPHSPYQAISPPFSPPYVQQSSLNGPQSPLQKHLPFSPLSFGHCVNERNPQSPQPAFERTHAESSVSAGSIYNHAALPSSLIQQQPQCTLSPHSTGIISDFISNTAQDRIITQSPISESRYGLDPELLPSAVKVMAEDRAEWEGKVFISEPFSPLPPLATTSCIVEDRGNASPFAIRSTSYCVPCEGQAVLLSRLPVGALITPLTKQNAGEMPLAMCKESECVAGCGWCGASMCSAMVWQDCGQRFYCPFCGKLSEVPWQHYQPTKGVDGVRVDKDRRPELSMGSYEILNSHKGEPAALLLAIDVSASALRGGHLEFVAQQIHTLLTSLNREEGDALSDVRVGLMTYDSRIHLYNLSPALSRPHMLVITETEDLELPVREGLLVSLKDCIDSIGSVLQLIPQFSSDCDDSSGVPMELPVKAGLAVLQALNCPGKLLIFHTAPLIEMGHTNTSSGFFGSHRPKSIFQPSDAAISLAKECIHQGCGVHLFALSQQDVGGAWPGHIPYLTGGALHMYSHLQGELDRERFITDIKRTVETDTGYKAELRIFVSKDLRVSGSYGLFIPGPSPGRVAVATIDWQTTLAVELAHSRALDETRGVAIQAVLSYSTQTGDMRTRVHTLTLRCSRQLQDTFRHYQAQTLLSFYCKKMYCAVLERPLQELREELQTEATEALASYRKHCCSASVSAGQLVLPQHLRALPVYINSLRKSEVLLPGLRSSVHQRMQQRCQVLSMDTCSTTTHFYPLLLPLPLSVEPSNPPNPEEALRCCGASLEPRGLYLVHAPLTLLLWVGTQVPTSTLVELFNISCFSSLPSGETKLPALENPLSIRIRSLINTLNSRAPCTRKLWVVKQGDTCEEALQRHLVEDKSPNGGASYADFLYHLHINSVRMLQ, from the exons ATGATGGACGTTCGCACAGCCAATCAGAGCCAGACACCCGGCCAGAACAGCATGATCAGAGCCTCACCTCCAGGACCCTTCTACAGTCCTCTGCCCAGCTTCCAGCAGCTCAGCCTGGGGTCGCCTTCTGACCACACATCCTGCTACAACAACCTACATGTGTCTAACCAGGGCTTCCACGGAGACCTGTCCACTCTTTTGCCCAGAAAAAACACTAATAACAACATAATTTATAGCAATAATGCTGATCACACTGTGCGGCAAATCAGTCCGGATGCTCATCTTCCATCCATGGTTCCAGTTTCAAGCCAAGGAAGAAATATACCTCCATGTTCTCTCCCTGTAATGCATGAGGAGATGCAGCACTGCAAGCCTGAACAAATGTCACTTTACTCCCCTCACAGCCCTTACCAAGCAATATCGCCACCTTTCTCACCTCCATACGTACAACAGAGTTCTCTAAATGGTCCTCAGTCACCACTTCAGAAACATCTGCCCTTCAGCCCTTTATCATTTGGACATTGTGTTAATGAAAGAAATCCACAGTCACCCCAGCCTGCATTTGAGAGGACACATGCGGAGTCCTCTGTCAGTGCTGGAAGTATCTACAACCATGCTGCTCTACCCTCCTCCCTTATCCAACAGCAGCCCCAGTGTACACTGTCACCACACTCTACAG gaATCATAAGTGACTTTATTTCTAATACTGCACAGGACAGAATCATCACACAG TCTCCTATCTCTGAGTCTCGTTATGGCCTCGACCCTGAGCTGCTGCCCAGTGCG GTGAAGGTGATGGCAGAAGACAGGGCAGAGTGGGAGGGTAAAGTCTTCATCTCAGagcctttttctcctcttcctcctctggcAACTACTTCCTGCATAGTGGAAGACAGAG GTAATGCAAGTCCTTTTGCAATCCGTTCCACCTCATACTGTGTGCCCTGTGAGGGACAGGCCGTCCTGCTCAGCCGTTTGCCAGTGGGAGCTCTCATCACCcctctgacaaaacaaaatgctggaGAG ATGCCCCTCGCAATGTGTAAAGAGTCTGAATGTGTTGCTGGTTGTGGGTGGTGTGGAGCCTCCATGTGCTCAGCAATGGTCTGGCAGGACTGTGGGCAGCGGTTTTACTGCCCCTTCTGTGGTAAACTCAGTGAAG TACCGTGGCAGCACTACCAGCCCACCAAAGGTGTGGACGGGGTTCGGGTTGATAAAGACAGGAGGCCTGAGCTCAGTATGGGGTCATATGAAATACTTAACTCTCACAAG ggtgaacctgctgCGCTGCTCCTAGCTATAGATGTGTCAGCCTCAGCACTGAGAGGAGGACATTTGGAGTTTGTAgcacaacaaatacacactctgCTTACCTCTCTGAACAG GGAGGAAGGCGATGCCTTATCAGATGTCCGTGTTGGTTTGATGACATACGACAGCAGGATCCACCTGTACAACCTCAGCCCTGCCCTGTCCCGCCCACACATGCTGGTCATTACAGAGACTGAAGACCTGGAGCTACCTGTGAGGGAGGGGCTTCTGGTGTCCCTCAAAGACTGTATAGACAGTATCGGCAG TGTGTTGCAGTTAATTCCTCAGTTTAGCTCAGACTGTGATGACTCCAGTGGAGTTCCCATGGAGCTGCCTGTCAAAGCAGGGCTAGCAGTATTGCAG GCCCTAAATTGTCCTGGCAAGCTGCTGATCTTCCATACTGCCCCTCTCATAGAGAtgggacacacaaacacatcctcaGGGTTCTTTGGGTCCCACAGACCAAAG TCCATCTTCCAGCCATCAGACGCAGCCATCTCATTGGCCAAGGAGTGCATCCATCAGGGCTGCGGCGTTCACCTGTTTGCCCTCTCCCAGCAGGATGTTGGGGGCGCTTGGCCGGGGCATATTCCATATCTAACAGGTGGAGCGCTGCACATGTACAGCCATTTACAG GGAGAATTGGACAGGGAGCGTTTCATCACTGATATAAAGAGAACTGTAGAAACAGACACAGGGTACAAGGCTGAGCTCAGGATTTTTGTTAGCAAAG ATCTGCGAGTGTCTGGCTCTTACGGACTGTTTATCCCTGGTCCGAGTCCTGGCCGAGTTGCCGTGGCAACCATTGACTGGCAGACAACCCTGGCTGTGGAGCTGGCACACAGCAGAGCTCTGGATGAGACGAGAGGTGTAGCCATACAG GCTGTATTGTCTTACAGCACCCAGACAGGTGACATGAGGACCAGGGTTCACACCCTGACACTGCGATGCTCACGTCAGCTCCAGGACACTTTCCGGCACTACCAGGCTCAAACGCTGCTCAGCTTCTATTGCAAGAAGA TGTACTGTGCAGTGCTGGAACGTCCTCTGCAGGAACTGAGAGAAGAACTGCAGACAGAGGCAACAGAGGCGTTGGCATCTTACCgcaaacactgctgctctgcttctgtATCTGCAGGACAG CTGGTTCTGCCTCAGCACCTGCGAGCTCTTCCTGTTTACATCAACAGTCTGAGGAAGAGCGAGGTGCTGCTGCCGGGTCTGAGGAGCTCTGTCCACCAGCGCATGCAGCAGCGCTGCCAGGTGCTCAGCATGGACACGTGCAGCACCACCACTCACTTCTACCCTCTTCTGCTGCCTCTG CCACTGTCAGTTGAACCCTCCAACCCCCCAAACCCAGAGGAGGCTCTGCGTTGCTGTGGTGCCAGCCTCGAGCCCAGAGGCCTGTATCTAGTCCATGCACCCCTCACCCTACTGCTCTGGGTGGGCACCCAAGTTCCAACAAGCACCCTGGTCGAGCTCTTTAACATCAGCTGCTTTTCCTCCCTGCCCTCTGGAGAG acCAAGCTGCCAGCTCTGGAAAACCCTCTATCTATCAGAATACGATCCCTCATCAACACACTGAACTCCCGGGCGCCCTGCACCCGCAAG CTGTGGGTGGTGAAGCAAGGTGATACCTGTGAGGAGGCCCTGCAGCGCCACCTGGTGGAGGACAAGAGTCCCAATGGTGGAGCATCCTACGCTGACTTCCTCTACCATCTTCACATCAACTCCGTGCGAATGTTGCAGtga